Genomic segment of Ignavibacteriales bacterium:
TTCTACGACGAGGTTTCGGATATTTATGAACAGATGATTGATTTCAAGAAAAATCTTGTTCTGCGTGAGAATGCATACAAGAAAATATTTTTTGTTAAAGGAAATGTTGCAGATATTGGATGCGGTATTGGATTAGATTCGATTGCTCTTGCATTAAACGGACACAGCGTAACAGCTTTTGATATTTCTCCCAAGATGGTTGAGCAGGCAAAACTTAATGCGGCAAAATATAATGTTAACATCTCTTCGCATGTTCACTCTTTCCAAACAATATCGAAAAGATTCAGTGGTAAATTTAATTATGTTGTCTCGGTAGGAAATACAATCGCTCATGTTAACACACGAGAACTAAGAGAAGCTATAAAAGTAATGTGTCGTCTGCTTCTTCCGGGCGGTAAAATATTTCTTCACATTCTTAATTATCAGCTAATCAAAAAGGAAAATAAAAGAATTAATAACATAGCTAACAGTAACGAAAAAATTATTATCCGCTTTTATGATTTCCGGAAGAATGATCTGGATTTCAACATTCTTTCTTTTCCACAAAACTTGCCGAAAGAATTCAAATTAGTTACGACAAAACATTATCCACACACAAAAGATGAAATTGGAGCTTATCTAAGAGCGGTTGGATTTACTAAAATTAAATTCATGAAGAATTTTGCCGGCGAAAGGTTTAACACGAACCATTCGAAAGATATGTTTGTTGAAGCGGTAAAGAAATTATAATTCTTTTTTACAATATCTACACACTTTTGCTTTGGCTTTTATTTTTTCTGCACAAAATGGACACTCTTTCATCTCTTCGCCAATTTCACCGTCAACAGCATCGGCAAGTTTATACGCCTGTTTGTTCATCTGGTACTCTTTATATAATTCTTGTGCATTTGAAAGAGCTTCTTTTAATTGTTGCGGGCGAGAAATATTTGTGTAGCTCGTTTCACCCATCTCTGCAGCTGTTTGAATCTGCACATTTCCAAATCCCATAATTCTTCCAAGGAGAGACTGCTGATAAGACACATTATTTATTTTATCAATCGGACTTTCTTTGGAGCTAATAGAGAAGACGCCAAATTCATCGATGACACGATAATTTGTAACTACCCAAAGATCAAATTTCCAAGAATAATATTTGAAGACAAAGTAGATAACTGCTATTAATGGAAAAGTGAAATACCACCAATATACTGGGTTTGGCTTTGTATAAAAGTAGAGCGATAATGAGATTATAATTAGCGAAAACAAAAACGGGATAATAAGCACATACCAATGTTTGTGAGTTTCGAAAAGTATTTGTTCATCTTTCCTAAGCGGCGTTCTCATTTATTCCTCCGTTTGAAAAAGATTAAAGAATGCAATTTTATTTACAGTTTTCTCCTTCAAATTTTCCAAAGTTTCTTCACTTATTGAAAAAATCCTTCTATTCTTCAGTTGTTTCAGTAATAATTAAATCTTTTTAATCTTTCTTTAACTCTATCTTAATTCAAGAACTTTAACTTTTCAGTGTACAAATTAATCAATAATAAATAACAAACACATAATTACAAGGAGTTTCGAATGAAGAAGTTAATTGCATTATTAGTT
This window contains:
- a CDS encoding class I SAM-dependent methyltransferase, translating into MKQQPSKLISANNFYDEVSDIYEQMIDFKKNLVLRENAYKKIFFVKGNVADIGCGIGLDSIALALNGHSVTAFDISPKMVEQAKLNAAKYNVNISSHVHSFQTISKRFSGKFNYVVSVGNTIAHVNTRELREAIKVMCRLLLPGGKIFLHILNYQLIKKENKRINNIANSNEKIIIRFYDFRKNDLDFNILSFPQNLPKEFKLVTTKHYPHTKDEIGAYLRAVGFTKIKFMKNFAGERFNTNHSKDMFVEAVKKL
- a CDS encoding PH domain-containing protein produces the protein MRTPLRKDEQILFETHKHWYVLIIPFLFSLIIISLSLYFYTKPNPVYWWYFTFPLIAVIYFVFKYYSWKFDLWVVTNYRVIDEFGVFSISSKESPIDKINNVSYQQSLLGRIMGFGNVQIQTAAEMGETSYTNISRPQQLKEALSNAQELYKEYQMNKQAYKLADAVDGEIGEEMKECPFCAEKIKAKAKVCRYCKKEL